A single genomic interval of Lynx canadensis isolate LIC74 chromosome A2, mLynCan4.pri.v2, whole genome shotgun sequence harbors:
- the TNFSF9 gene encoding tumor necrosis factor ligand superfamily member 9, with protein MCPRADAVPDPEAQRPPAPPGPACRPLPWALSVALLLLAGTCAACWLSAWVAPAASAAPGPSLPRVPEQPPDARARLPDSPQAVFAQLVAQDVQLTEGPLRWYSDPGLAGVFLGPGLSYDQHSRELMVAEPGVYYVFLHLKLQRVVSSFGSGSVSVALHLRPLDAGAAALALTLDLPPPSPKAPDSASGFRSSLLHLGAGQRLGVHLRAEAGAHLAWQLAQGATILGLFRVATKVPAGLSLPPWPIDTGPGYPPPDRE; from the exons ATGTGCCCCCGCGCCGACGCCGTCCCGGACCCCGAGGCCCAGCGGCCGCCCGCGCCCCCCGGCCCCGCCTGCCGCCCGCTGCCCTGGGCCCTCAGCGTCGCGCTGCTGCTGCTCGCCGGCACCTGCGCCGCCTGCTGGCTCAGCGCCTGGGTCGCGCCCGCGGCCTCCGCGGCGCCCGGCCCCAGCCTCCCCCGCGTCCCCGAGCAGCCGCCCGACGCCCGCGCCCGCCTCCCCGACTCTCCGCAG GCCGTGTTCGCGCAGCTGGTGGCCCAAGATG tACAGCTGACTGAAGGGCCCCTGCGCTGGTACAGCGACCCAGGCCTGGCAGGGGTGTTCCTGGGGCCCGGCCTGAGCTACGACCAGCACTCGCGGGAGCTGATGGTGGCAGAGCCTGGCGTCTACTATGTTTTCTTGCACCTGAAGCTGCAGCGGGTGGtatccagcttcggctcgggCTCTGTCTCCGTTGCCCTGCACCTGCGGCCCCTGGACGCTGGGGCTGCGGCCTTGGCCCTGACCTTGGACCTGCCGCCTCCATCCCCCAAAGCCCCGGACTCAGCCTCTGGTTTCCGAAGCAGCCTGCTGCACCTGGGCGCGGGCCAGCGCCTGGGCGTTCACCTGCGCGCAGAGGCGGGGGCACACCTTGCCTGGCAGCTTGCGCAGGGCGCCACGATCTTGGGCCTCTTCCGAGTGGCCACCAAAGTCCCTGCTGGACTCTCCCTGCCGCCATGGCCCATTGACACTGGGCCCGGGTACCCCCCGCCGGACAGAGAATGA